The following coding sequences lie in one Methylosinus sp. PW1 genomic window:
- a CDS encoding SNF2 helicase-associated domain-containing protein, with protein MHLNLAENRRDPDLPFAFMATYAASLDEHGYLRHAPLAQALRDFADDKRKLLELLEPVSHAAERLDWLKEIVDAGEIFHPLRWTPRDAKRFLESVETMESSGLVVRMSASWRVNRPSRPEVEATIGSNAPSRVGARQMLDFDMRVTLDGETLTAEEIESLLAATDGLALLRGKWVEIDRERLRTTLRRFEAVEKLAGAEGLNFAQSMRLVAGADIGAKAGAPSDAKWGHIDAGPWLAETLRLSRSTDRRRRRSGRWKAICRDCAGSIGSLVELLKGKISKNVMERICREDDGLFPAPREIEMSCSCPDGADMCKHVAAMLYGVGARLDAQPEPLFLLRGVDSAEPVSNADAAAAASRPEASERILAQDDVAALFGIDMSPASFEPAPSPRVAATKAAPVGTRKTAGPKMAASKAPESKSR; from the coding sequence GTGCATCTCAACCTCGCCGAGAACCGGCGCGATCCCGATCTTCCGTTCGCCTTCATGGCGACCTATGCGGCTTCGCTCGACGAGCACGGCTACTTGCGTCATGCGCCGCTCGCGCAGGCGCTGCGCGATTTCGCCGACGACAAGCGCAAGCTGCTCGAGCTGCTGGAGCCCGTCAGCCATGCGGCGGAGCGGCTGGACTGGCTGAAGGAGATCGTAGACGCCGGCGAAATTTTCCACCCGCTGCGCTGGACGCCGAGAGACGCCAAGCGCTTCCTCGAGAGCGTCGAGACGATGGAGTCCTCGGGGCTGGTGGTGCGAATGTCGGCGAGCTGGCGCGTGAATCGTCCGAGCCGTCCCGAGGTCGAGGCGACGATCGGCTCCAACGCGCCGTCGCGGGTGGGCGCCCGGCAAATGCTCGATTTCGACATGCGCGTCACGCTCGACGGTGAGACGCTGACGGCGGAGGAGATAGAGAGTCTGCTGGCGGCGACCGACGGTCTCGCGCTGCTGCGCGGCAAATGGGTCGAGATCGATCGCGAGCGGCTGCGGACGACGCTCCGGCGCTTCGAGGCTGTGGAGAAGCTCGCTGGCGCCGAGGGGCTGAATTTCGCGCAGTCGATGCGCCTCGTCGCCGGCGCCGATATCGGCGCGAAGGCGGGCGCGCCGAGCGATGCGAAATGGGGACATATCGACGCCGGACCTTGGCTCGCCGAGACGCTGCGCCTGTCGCGATCCACAGACCGCCGTCGACGCCGATCCGGGCGCTGGAAGGCGATCTGTCGCGACTGCGCCGGCTCGATCGGCTCGCTGGTCGAATTGCTGAAAGGCAAGATTTCGAAGAATGTCATGGAGCGGATCTGCCGCGAGGACGACGGCCTGTTCCCGGCCCCGCGCGAGATCGAAATGTCGTGCTCCTGCCCGGACGGGGCGGATATGTGCAAGCATGTCGCAGCCATGCTCTATGGCGTCGGGGCGCGCCTCGATGCGCAGCCGGAGCCGCTATTCCTTCTGCGCGGCGTCGACAGCGCGGAGCCGGTCTCGAACGCCGACGCTGCGGCGGCCGCATCTCGTCCGGAAGCGAGCGAGCGCATTCTCGCACAGGACGATGTCGCCGCGCTGTTCGGGATCGACATGTCGCCCGCATCCTTCGAGCCCGCGCCCTCGCCGCGAGTAGCGGCGACGAAGGCCGCGCCCGTCGGGACGCGGAAGACGGCCGGTCCCAAAATGGCGGCTTCGAAAGCGCCGGAGTCGAAAAGTCGATAG
- the aroQ gene encoding type II 3-dehydroquinate dehydratase — protein sequence MPAVHVLNGPNLNLLGTREPEVYGRATLDDIKTRLAEICAARGIELLFRQSNHEGDLVDWIQEAGKAGAPVILNAGAFTHTSIALHDAIKGSGATVVEVHLSNVHARESFRHHSFIAPVARGVIAGFGADSYVLALNALFDREERKT from the coding sequence ATGCCCGCCGTCCATGTTCTAAACGGTCCAAATCTCAATCTGCTCGGGACGCGCGAGCCCGAGGTCTACGGCCGCGCGACGCTCGACGACATAAAAACGCGGCTCGCCGAGATTTGCGCCGCCCGCGGGATCGAGCTTTTGTTCCGGCAGTCCAACCATGAGGGCGACCTCGTGGATTGGATACAAGAGGCGGGCAAGGCCGGCGCGCCGGTCATTCTCAACGCCGGAGCCTTCACCCACACGTCGATCGCCCTCCATGACGCCATAAAGGGCTCGGGAGCGACGGTCGTCGAGGTGCATCTCTCCAATGTGCACGCACGGGAGAGCTTTCGACATCACTCCTTCATCGCGCCTGTGGCTCGCGGCGTCATCGCCGGTTTCGGAGCCGATTCCTATGTGCTGGCGCTGAACGCATTGTTCGATCGAGAAGAAAGAAAGACCTGA
- a CDS encoding DsbA family protein, which translates to MPLRLAQIFDQSALARAAAAAVIGLAALAAPLRAETAAPQKAEIEKIVHDYLLANPEVIRDAIDELDRRQKVAEADSRQKAVTQGANKLFNSASQAVIGNPSGDVTLVEFFDYNCGYCKRALDDVAKLIEGDSKLRVVLKDFPVLGAGSVEAAEIATAARLQLKPEKFYEFHRKLLNTRGAVGKAQAIAVAKELGADTAKLEKDSKSPEVKASIKEVMELADSLNLTGTPSWVLGKEVIIGAVGFQPLKAKIENTRKCGKTIC; encoded by the coding sequence ATGCCGCTGCGGCTCGCCCAAATCTTCGACCAGAGCGCTCTGGCCCGCGCCGCGGCAGCCGCGGTCATCGGCCTCGCCGCCCTCGCCGCGCCGCTGCGCGCCGAGACCGCCGCTCCGCAAAAGGCCGAGATCGAGAAGATCGTCCACGACTATCTCCTCGCCAATCCGGAGGTGATTCGGGACGCCATAGACGAGCTCGACCGCCGCCAGAAGGTCGCCGAAGCCGATTCGCGGCAGAAGGCGGTGACTCAGGGCGCGAACAAATTGTTCAACTCCGCCAGCCAAGCGGTGATCGGCAATCCCTCCGGCGACGTCACCCTCGTCGAGTTTTTCGACTATAACTGCGGCTATTGCAAACGCGCGCTGGACGATGTCGCCAAGCTCATCGAGGGCGACTCCAAGCTGCGCGTCGTGCTGAAGGATTTCCCGGTGCTCGGCGCCGGCTCGGTCGAGGCGGCGGAGATCGCGACCGCCGCGCGCCTGCAGCTCAAGCCGGAGAAATTCTACGAATTCCACCGCAAGCTGCTCAACACGCGCGGCGCCGTCGGCAAGGCGCAGGCGATCGCCGTCGCCAAGGAGCTAGGCGCCGACACGGCCAAGCTCGAGAAGGATTCCAAGAGCCCCGAGGTCAAGGCCTCGATCAAAGAGGTGATGGAGCTGGCCGACAGCCTCAATCTGACCGGCACGCCCTCCTGGGTTCTGGGCAAGGAAGTGATCATCGGCGCGGTCGGCTTCCAGCCGCTCAAAGCCAAGATCGAAAATACCCGCAAATGCGGCAAGACCATCTGCTGA
- the lptG gene encoding LPS export ABC transporter permease LptG, which produces MIGVTITRYLAARFTRTIMAIFVTMFCLMFVVYFVELLRRAGDVPQAGAGTVALMTLLRVPATAEMILPFAVLFGSMATFVDLTRKLELVVARASGMSVWQFLLPPALVAATIGIVSVTLYNPVSAMMKMRSDQMELDLFGVEGSVRIDHGKWFRLNGVDGQAIMHAVDVRAGGLALDGVSVNVYQKDGVFLERVEAHRARLQAGVFVLEDARVSAPGEESRAVGSYLLATDLTPEQLASAATPPQGAPFWDLPRLGDSSRDAGLDPTGYALQFQTLLARPLLLVAMVLVAASFSLRFFRFGGIARTISGGVASGFVLYIGTKIFSDLGGAGVISPLVAAWSPALVGSMLGALALLHSEDG; this is translated from the coding sequence ATGATCGGCGTCACCATCACGCGCTATCTCGCCGCGCGCTTCACCCGGACGATCATGGCGATCTTCGTCACCATGTTCTGTCTCATGTTCGTCGTCTATTTCGTGGAGCTGCTGCGCCGCGCCGGCGACGTGCCGCAGGCGGGCGCCGGCACGGTGGCGCTGATGACGCTGCTGCGCGTCCCGGCCACGGCGGAGATGATTCTCCCCTTCGCCGTGCTGTTCGGCTCCATGGCGACCTTCGTCGACCTCACCCGCAAGCTCGAGCTGGTGGTGGCCCGCGCCTCCGGCATGTCGGTCTGGCAGTTCCTGCTGCCGCCCGCCCTGGTGGCGGCGACGATCGGGATCGTCTCGGTCACGCTCTATAATCCTGTCTCCGCCATGATGAAGATGCGCTCCGACCAGATGGAGCTGGATCTTTTCGGCGTCGAGGGCAGCGTGCGCATCGATCATGGCAAATGGTTCCGCCTCAATGGCGTCGACGGCCAGGCGATCATGCATGCGGTCGATGTGCGGGCAGGGGGGCTCGCGCTCGATGGCGTCAGCGTCAATGTCTATCAGAAGGACGGAGTCTTCCTGGAGCGCGTCGAGGCGCATCGGGCGCGGCTGCAGGCCGGGGTCTTCGTGCTCGAGGACGCCCGCGTCAGCGCGCCGGGGGAGGAATCGCGCGCCGTCGGCTCCTATCTCCTGGCCACCGATCTGACCCCCGAGCAGCTCGCCTCCGCCGCCACGCCGCCGCAGGGGGCGCCCTTCTGGGATCTGCCGCGGCTCGGCGACAGCAGCCGCGACGCCGGTCTCGATCCGACCGGCTATGCGCTGCAGTTTCAGACACTTCTCGCGCGACCGCTGCTGCTCGTCGCCATGGTTCTCGTGGCCGCTTCCTTTTCATTAAGATTCTTTCGATTCGGCGGAATCGCGCGGACCATTTCGGGTGGCGTCGCGTCGGGCTTCGTGCTTTATATCGGCACGAAAATCTTTTCCGATCTGGGTGGCGCAGGCGTCATAAGCCCGCTCGTCGCTGCTTGGTCGCCTGCTCTCGTCGGAAGCATGTTGGGTGCGCTCGCTCTCTTGCATTCGGAGGACGGCTGA
- the accC gene encoding acetyl-CoA carboxylase biotin carboxylase subunit encodes MFDKILIANRGEIALRILRAAKELGIATVAVHSTADADAMHVKLADESVCIGPPAARESYLNIPALLSACEITGADAVHPGYGFLSENARFAEIVSEHGLTFIGPKAEHIRLMGDKIEAKATARRLGIPCVPGSDGPIADGKEGAKVAAKIGYPVLVKAASGGGGRGMKVARSEAELHSAIATARAEAKAAFGDDTVYLEKYLDKPRHIEIQIFGDGKGQAIHLGERDCSLQRRHQKVWEESPSPALNDEQRAEIGEICAKAMREMHYAGAGTIEFLYENGAFYFIEMNTRIQVEHPVTEAVTGVDLVSEQIRVAAGSPLSLRQEDIWFWGHAIECRVNAEHPSSFRPSPGRIAYYHPPGGVGVRVDSSAYQGYTIPPNYDSLIGKLIVHGRNRTEALMRLRRSLDEFIIDGVDTTLPLFRTLVRNADVQNGVYDIHWLEHFLATGGIDPSF; translated from the coding sequence ATGTTCGACAAAATCCTCATCGCCAATCGCGGCGAGATCGCGCTTCGCATTCTGCGCGCCGCCAAGGAGCTCGGCATCGCCACAGTGGCCGTGCATTCGACGGCGGACGCCGACGCCATGCATGTGAAGCTCGCGGACGAATCGGTCTGCATCGGCCCGCCGGCGGCGCGCGAATCTTATCTCAACATTCCGGCGCTGCTCTCGGCCTGTGAGATCACCGGCGCCGACGCCGTGCATCCCGGCTATGGCTTTCTGTCGGAGAACGCCCGTTTCGCCGAGATCGTCTCCGAGCACGGCCTCACCTTCATCGGCCCCAAGGCCGAGCATATTCGCCTGATGGGCGACAAGATCGAGGCCAAGGCGACCGCGAGGCGTCTCGGCATTCCCTGCGTGCCGGGCTCCGACGGCCCCATCGCCGATGGCAAGGAAGGCGCGAAGGTCGCTGCGAAGATCGGCTATCCGGTGCTGGTGAAGGCCGCCTCCGGCGGCGGCGGCCGCGGCATGAAGGTCGCCCGCAGCGAGGCCGAGCTGCATTCCGCCATCGCCACCGCGCGCGCCGAGGCCAAGGCCGCCTTCGGCGACGACACCGTCTATCTCGAGAAATATCTCGACAAGCCGCGCCATATCGAGATTCAGATTTTCGGCGACGGCAAAGGGCAGGCGATCCATCTCGGCGAGCGCGATTGCTCGCTGCAGCGCCGTCACCAAAAAGTGTGGGAGGAGAGCCCTTCGCCCGCGCTCAATGACGAGCAGCGCGCCGAGATCGGTGAGATCTGCGCCAAGGCGATGCGCGAGATGCACTATGCCGGCGCGGGAACGATCGAGTTCCTCTACGAGAACGGCGCCTTCTACTTCATCGAGATGAACACGCGCATCCAGGTCGAGCATCCGGTGACGGAGGCGGTGACCGGCGTCGATCTCGTCAGCGAGCAGATCCGCGTCGCCGCCGGCTCGCCTCTGTCGCTGCGGCAGGAGGACATCTGGTTTTGGGGCCATGCGATCGAATGCCGCGTGAACGCCGAGCATCCGTCGAGCTTTCGGCCCTCGCCGGGACGCATCGCCTATTACCATCCGCCGGGCGGCGTCGGCGTGCGCGTCGATTCCTCCGCCTATCAGGGCTACACGATCCCGCCCAATTACGATTCGCTGATCGGCAAGCTCATCGTCCACGGCCGCAACCGCACCGAGGCGCTGATGCGGCTGCGGCGATCGCTGGACGAGTTCATCATCGACGGCGTGGACACGACGCTGCCGCTGTTCCGCACGCTGGTGCGCAACGCCGACGTGCAGAATGGCGTCTATGACATCCACTGGCTCGAGCATTTTCTGGCGACGGGCGGCATAGACCCGAGCTTCTGA
- a CDS encoding transposase, with the protein MIDGRLDDGEWALCAGFVIETGTKRGRPPRDHRRVIDGVLWIARTGSAWRDLPPRYGNWSTVYRQFLRWSDAGQWSLLREAAKAAGSAELETALAAVCALPGRRKAR; encoded by the coding sequence GTGATCGACGGCCGGCTGGACGATGGCGAATGGGCGCTCTGCGCGGGTTTCGTCATCGAGACGGGGACAAAGCGCGGCCGCCCGCCGCGCGACCACCGCCGCGTCATAGACGGCGTGCTGTGGATCGCGCGGACGGGAAGCGCCTGGCGCGATCTGCCGCCGCGCTATGGCAATTGGAGCACGGTCTACCGGCAGTTTCTGCGCTGGTCCGACGCCGGCCAATGGAGCCTGCTGCGCGAGGCGGCGAAAGCCGCCGGCAGCGCGGAGCTGGAGACCGCGCTCGCCGCCGTTTGCGCCCTGCCCGGCCGCCGCAAGGCGCGCTGA
- a CDS encoding ATP-binding protein encodes MPILRVGRASFRVILWCDRPIRLSAENARIILSHLADNAARHGAAYLTIAAAAQSEDLCVAVRDNGSGASRANREKVFDSFFTTRRDSGGTGMDLAIVRAMLQAHGGSIALAEDGEGAPTGAAFVLTIPLANGTHRNHENTLGDLRGDHSAA; translated from the coding sequence ATGCCGATCCTGCGGGTGGGACGGGCCTCGTTCCGAGTCATTTTGTGGTGTGACCGCCCGATCCGACTATCGGCAGAAAACGCGCGTATCATCCTCTCGCATCTCGCCGATAATGCGGCGCGCCATGGCGCCGCGTATTTGACGATCGCGGCCGCCGCGCAGAGCGAGGACCTGTGTGTCGCGGTCCGGGACAATGGTTCAGGCGCTTCGCGCGCCAATCGCGAGAAGGTCTTCGACAGTTTCTTCACGACGCGGCGCGACAGCGGCGGCACAGGCATGGATCTCGCCATCGTGCGCGCCATGCTGCAAGCGCATGGCGGAAGCATCGCTCTCGCGGAGGATGGCGAGGGCGCGCCAACGGGCGCGGCATTCGTTTTGACCATCCCGCTCGCGAATGGGACACATCGCAATCATGAAAACACGCTTGGCGATCTGCGCGGCGATCATAGCGCCGCATAG
- the accB gene encoding acetyl-CoA carboxylase biotin carboxyl carrier protein, with amino-acid sequence MARKVQTRRTTTPAAKPKAAAAGAAGVDTELLREIARLLGESDLTEIEVQKGDLRIRAARTPAAPAHATIALPAAAYAPAPIAAPAPAARPAAPAPAEHADALKSPMVGTAYLRPSPDAKPFVEVGARVTAGDKLLLIEAMKTFNDIVAPKGGVVTAILVEDGQPVEYGEPLLVIE; translated from the coding sequence ATGGCGCGCAAAGTCCAGACTCGTCGCACCACTACCCCCGCCGCAAAACCGAAAGCCGCCGCCGCCGGAGCCGCCGGCGTCGACACCGAGCTGCTGCGTGAGATCGCGCGTCTGCTCGGCGAGAGCGATCTCACTGAGATCGAGGTCCAGAAGGGCGATCTGCGCATTCGCGCCGCGCGCACGCCGGCCGCGCCCGCCCATGCGACCATCGCTCTGCCGGCCGCCGCCTATGCGCCCGCGCCGATCGCCGCTCCGGCGCCCGCCGCCCGGCCCGCTGCGCCGGCTCCGGCGGAGCACGCCGATGCGCTGAAATCGCCCATGGTCGGCACCGCCTATCTGCGGCCGAGCCCGGACGCCAAGCCTTTCGTCGAGGTGGGCGCCCGCGTCACCGCCGGCGACAAGCTGCTGCTGATCGAGGCGATGAAGACCTTCAACGACATTGTCGCGCCCAAGGGCGGCGTGGTGACGGCCATTTTGGTCGAAGACGGACAGCCGGTCGAATATGGCGAACCGCTCCTCGTGATCGAGTAG
- a CDS encoding LPS-assembly protein LptD, whose protein sequence is MERLRSAPALSRRVSRVLPVLFPALAVFLAAAPITARAQPLAAPPAESAQRMVVEAKELAYDERRNVVTARGSVQIYYKGRVLEADRVIYDRNTQRVYAEGHAKLTEKDGTVAYAERFDFTDDFKNGFIESLQVESAESTHFTAPRAERTGEVTTFDQGAYTACDACQDDPAKPRLWTVHAKRIIHDNDEKVIYYEDASLELFGTPIAYIPYFWSADPSVKRKSGFLNPQLTYRQQLGFGVGVPYYWAIAPDYDLTITPTGFTRQGPFLSAEFRQRMENGSYIIRAEGTHVSDPSAFTIAPYGARNERWRGSVYSNGEFALNDNWRFGWDVTALSDRYFLQDYKQYNSFLQNYFFREASSTVYLTGQGPRSYFDLRGYYFQGLSATDVQAQQPVVHPLLDYNRAFDVDPAKTFGIGGQITLDANFTSTSASIANYESIQPRTLDSLYGLYNVCQLYSPSADPYKSGCLLRGVGGDYQHATAMASWQRRIIDPLGGVWAPFAFTRVTGSYLNYDTSNSYAAYNSYWQPIPNSAQSLFVNGSDSVFRGQATPGGGVEWRYPILARSSLGDLVVEPIAQLVARPNQTSIPSLVNMDAQSLVFDDSNLFEWSKYSGYDRFETGTRVNYGGQATMTFANGGFINALAGQSRQLAGKNGYSTADAANVGLSSGLDTRTSDWVGRLAIAPSSFFSIVGKGRFDPDGLRGRRIDVIASFKLDPLTVNLQYANYASQPVIGFDQRRQGMSVNGRYDITKNYFLTGSATFDMSRYLYNSLTVSPATNITLTGSTITGSAPLFSVAALGLGGGYKDECTTFSINYSSVFQGNTSSGLSRNQTIMVSLQLRTLGDAKFNYGLGSLQLNDGVRTQP, encoded by the coding sequence GTGGAGCGCCTCCGCTCCGCGCCAGCCCTGTCGCGTCGCGTCTCCCGGGTCCTGCCTGTCCTTTTCCCGGCCCTCGCGGTCTTTCTCGCCGCCGCGCCCATCACGGCGCGCGCGCAGCCTTTGGCTGCGCCGCCGGCGGAGAGCGCGCAGCGCATGGTGGTGGAGGCGAAGGAGCTCGCCTATGACGAGCGCCGCAATGTCGTCACCGCGCGCGGCTCCGTGCAGATCTATTACAAGGGCCGTGTGCTGGAGGCGGATCGCGTCATCTATGACCGTAACACGCAGCGCGTCTACGCCGAGGGCCACGCCAAGCTGACGGAGAAGGACGGAACGGTCGCCTATGCCGAGCGCTTCGACTTCACCGACGACTTCAAGAACGGCTTCATCGAAAGCCTGCAGGTCGAGAGCGCCGAGAGCACGCATTTCACCGCGCCCCGCGCCGAGCGGACGGGCGAGGTCACGACCTTCGACCAGGGCGCCTATACGGCCTGCGACGCCTGCCAGGACGATCCGGCCAAGCCGCGGCTGTGGACGGTGCACGCCAAGCGCATCATCCACGACAATGACGAGAAGGTGATCTATTACGAGGACGCCTCGCTCGAGCTGTTCGGGACGCCGATCGCCTATATTCCTTATTTCTGGTCGGCCGATCCCTCGGTCAAGCGCAAGTCCGGCTTCCTCAATCCGCAGCTGACCTATCGCCAGCAGCTCGGCTTCGGCGTCGGCGTGCCCTATTATTGGGCGATCGCGCCGGATTACGACCTCACCATCACGCCGACCGGCTTCACCCGGCAGGGGCCGTTCCTCTCGGCCGAGTTCCGCCAGCGGATGGAGAACGGCTCTTACATCATCCGCGCCGAGGGCACGCATGTCAGCGACCCCAGCGCCTTCACCATCGCGCCCTATGGCGCGCGCAACGAGCGTTGGCGCGGCTCGGTCTATTCGAACGGCGAGTTCGCGCTCAACGACAATTGGCGCTTCGGCTGGGACGTCACCGCGCTCAGCGATCGCTATTTCCTGCAGGACTACAAGCAGTACAACAGCTTCCTGCAGAACTACTTCTTCCGCGAGGCGTCCTCCACCGTCTATCTGACGGGGCAGGGGCCGCGCAGCTATTTCGACCTGCGCGGCTATTACTTCCAGGGACTGTCCGCGACCGACGTGCAGGCGCAGCAGCCGGTCGTGCATCCGCTGCTCGACTATAATCGCGCTTTCGACGTCGATCCGGCCAAGACTTTCGGCATCGGCGGCCAGATCACGCTGGACGCCAATTTCACCAGCACCTCGGCCAGCATCGCCAATTACGAGTCGATTCAGCCGCGCACGCTCGATTCGCTCTATGGCCTCTACAATGTCTGCCAGCTCTACTCGCCCTCGGCCGACCCTTATAAGAGCGGCTGTCTGCTGCGCGGCGTCGGCGGCGACTATCAGCATGCGACGGCGATGGCCTCCTGGCAGCGCCGGATCATCGATCCGCTCGGCGGCGTGTGGGCGCCTTTCGCCTTCACCCGCGTGACGGGCTCTTATCTCAATTACGACACCAGTAATTCCTACGCCGCCTATAACAGCTATTGGCAGCCGATTCCCAATTCGGCGCAATCGCTGTTCGTCAACGGCTCGGACAGCGTGTTTCGCGGTCAGGCGACGCCGGGCGGCGGCGTCGAATGGCGCTATCCCATTCTCGCGCGCAGCAGTCTCGGCGATCTCGTCGTCGAGCCGATCGCTCAACTGGTGGCGCGGCCGAACCAGACGTCGATTCCCTCGCTCGTCAATATGGACGCGCAGAGCCTGGTCTTCGACGACTCCAACCTGTTCGAATGGAGCAAATATTCCGGCTACGACCGTTTCGAGACCGGCACGCGCGTCAATTACGGCGGCCAGGCGACCATGACCTTCGCCAATGGCGGCTTCATCAATGCGCTCGCCGGCCAGTCGCGGCAGCTCGCCGGCAAGAACGGCTATTCCACGGCCGATGCGGCCAATGTGGGTCTCTCCTCCGGTCTCGACACGCGCACCTCGGATTGGGTCGGCCGCCTCGCCATCGCTCCCTCCTCATTCTTCAGCATCGTCGGCAAGGGACGCTTCGATCCAGACGGATTGCGCGGCCGGCGCATAGATGTCATCGCCTCGTTCAAGCTCGATCCGCTCACCGTCAACCTGCAATACGCCAACTACGCCTCGCAGCCGGTCATCGGCTTCGACCAGCGCCGGCAGGGCATGTCGGTGAACGGCCGCTACGACATCACCAAGAATTATTTTCTCACCGGCTCCGCCACTTTCGACATGAGCCGCTATCTCTACAATTCCTTGACCGTCTCGCCGGCGACGAATATCACGCTGACGGGCAGCACTATCACGGGATCGGCTCCGCTGTTCTCTGTCGCTGCGCTGGGCCTGGGGGGCGGCTACAAGGACGAGTGCACCACCTTTTCCATCAATTATTCGTCGGTTTTCCAAGGGAACACCTCGAGCGGGCTCTCGCGGAACCAGACGATCATGGTGTCGCTGCAATTGCGCACGCTGGGCGACGCCAAGTTCAACTACGGGCTCGGCTCGCTCCAGCTCAATGACGGCGTGCGCACTCAGCCCTGA
- a CDS encoding L,D-transpeptidase: MIMKDEMADAGENEDALLGLRSGGLDRRSFLFGSAAGLGALGLAGCATSDRVIPAEVAKLYGPAPHEKFPIPAVDLRKVDPKYYRQTVRYDTKEAPGTIIVDPGNYFVYRIEGDGNATRYGANVGRAGFLWSGETYVGRKAEWPIWTPPKEMILRQPEARKYAAGMPGGLDNPLGARALYLYKNGVYTVYTIYSTSDPETIGTGVTSGCTGLLSQDMIDLYSRTPIKTKVVILPA, from the coding sequence ATGATCATGAAAGATGAGATGGCCGACGCCGGCGAAAATGAGGACGCTCTGCTCGGGCTGAGGTCAGGAGGCCTCGACCGCCGGTCGTTTCTGTTCGGCTCCGCCGCCGGTCTCGGCGCGCTGGGGCTCGCCGGTTGCGCGACCTCCGACCGCGTGATCCCGGCCGAGGTGGCGAAGCTCTACGGGCCGGCGCCCCACGAGAAGTTCCCGATCCCAGCGGTCGATCTCCGCAAGGTCGATCCGAAATATTATCGCCAGACGGTGCGCTACGACACCAAGGAAGCGCCTGGAACGATTATCGTCGATCCCGGCAATTACTTTGTCTACCGCATCGAAGGCGACGGAAACGCCACGCGCTATGGCGCCAATGTCGGCCGCGCCGGCTTCCTGTGGAGCGGCGAAACCTATGTCGGGCGCAAGGCCGAATGGCCAATCTGGACGCCGCCCAAGGAGATGATCCTGCGCCAGCCAGAGGCGCGCAAATATGCCGCCGGCATGCCGGGAGGTCTGGACAATCCGCTCGGCGCCCGCGCGCTCTATCTCTATAAGAACGGCGTCTATACGGTCTACACGATCTACAGCACCAGCGACCCCGAGACGATCGGGACCGGCGTCACCAGCGGCTGCACCGGCCTTCTCAGCCAGGACATGATCGACCTCTATTCACGCACGCCGATCAAGACGAAAGTGGTGATCCTGCCGGCATAG